AATATCATAACCATATGCATGTGCATGTGCAGTGTCAATACAAAACTTTATCTTCTCCGGCCTATCTAGTTTTGAGTATAATAATGCAAAATCATACAAATCACTTCCCACTGACATACCAGCATACGCCGTGTTTTCTAATACAATGGTAAGCGGTATATCACGTTTAAATAATCGATTAAAAAAACGAGCCATCGTATCAATACCTGCCAAACGATCGGTTGCACCTTTAGTTGTTCCTGGATGTAAAATGATATGACTAAACTGTAATTTTTGAGCAAGCGCAAGTTCACGTTGCAAAACACGATGACTCTCTTGCATAACAAGCGCCAAATTAATCCAATATGAACCATGTACATATAAATCACCAAATTGCTTACGTAGCTGTAAAAACTGTTTAATTTCTTGCTCGCTTGGTTTTATATGGCGTTCCGTTTTTTGTTGAATCAAAAAACATTGAAAACTAGAAACACCCAAACGCTGTGCTTGTTGCGCAACAGAGGTTATTGTGCTTGTAAGTCGCAGGTGGACTCCTACTGTTCTTGCCATGTCTCCCTACACATTAAATGCACGCTCCAATTCATTTTTGTCGTTATAGTTGGCTAAAACAGTTATACTCTCCTGCTTTATTTTTTGTAATCCCTGTTTAGTATCTGATTCAAAGCGTAATGAAAGCACTGGCTGTGTATTTGATGCACGAATTAACGCCCATCCATACGGCATTACTACTCTGACTCCATCAATAGTTATCATTTTTACTTTTTTTTGCTGCTCAAAATAAGAACGTACTTCGTCAACAATTGATTGTTTATCTTGCTCATCACAATCAATACGATACTCGGGAGAACTATAGCGCTCAGGAATAACCAAAAGCAACTCTTTTAATGATTTGCCAGATATTAAAATTAATTCAAATAGTCGCATCATCGCATATACACCATCATCATATCCAAAATAACGATCATGAAAGAAAAAATGACAACTTAATTCGCCTCCCAAAATAGCACTATGCTTATTCAT
The nucleotide sequence above comes from Candidatus Dependentiae bacterium. Encoded proteins:
- a CDS encoding deoxyribonuclease IV, producing MARTVGVHLRLTSTITSVAQQAQRLGVSSFQCFLIQQKTERHIKPSEQEIKQFLQLRKQFGDLYVHGSYWINLALVMQESHRVLQRELALAQKLQFSHIILHPGTTKGATDRLAGIDTMARFFNRLFKRDIPLTIVLENTAYAGMSVGSDLYDFALLYSKLDRPEKIKFCIDTAHAHAYGYDIISQDGLRNFIVLVNETIGIENIVLIHVNDTKELCGSYIDRHFAPGDGIIGTDALKNFVLHPQLVDIPLLLELPILEESDVKRVINEVNNWHIAVL